Proteins encoded together in one Catellatospora citrea window:
- a CDS encoding FecCD family ABC transporter permease: MHGTVRRGGVVVLGVLVLLAAVAASLTVGSRHIPLAEALDALLHPAPTEAALIVRELRVPRTLVGLEVGAALALAGVIMQALTRNPLAEARVLGISAGAATGVVCAIAFAGAASLASWIWFGLAGAAVAGVLVFAVAARTRDGSGPVSLALSGAAIDAGLGAVIYGILSIDAATFEQYRFWVVGSVAGRTPAMAAQVAPFLLVGLVLAVVAARGLDALALGDDVARGLGHRIQRVRLAAAVAAIVLTGAAVALAGPIAFVGLAVPHLARALVGTAHRWVLPLSALLGAALVLFADVLGRVITPPGEVPAGVVTALVGAPVLLWLVRRARVVTA, translated from the coding sequence GTGCACGGTACGGTGAGGCGCGGCGGTGTCGTCGTGCTCGGCGTGCTCGTGCTGCTGGCCGCCGTCGCGGCGAGCCTCACCGTCGGCAGCCGGCACATTCCGCTGGCCGAGGCGCTCGACGCGCTGCTGCACCCGGCGCCGACCGAGGCCGCGCTGATCGTCCGCGAGCTGCGGGTGCCGCGTACCCTCGTCGGGCTTGAGGTCGGCGCGGCACTGGCGCTGGCCGGCGTGATCATGCAGGCGCTGACCCGCAACCCGCTCGCCGAGGCCCGGGTCCTCGGCATCTCCGCCGGCGCCGCGACCGGCGTCGTCTGCGCCATCGCCTTCGCCGGGGCGGCGAGCCTGGCGAGCTGGATCTGGTTCGGGCTGGCCGGGGCCGCGGTGGCCGGGGTGCTGGTGTTCGCCGTCGCCGCGCGCACCAGGGACGGCTCCGGCCCGGTCAGCCTCGCGCTGTCCGGCGCGGCGATCGACGCCGGGCTCGGCGCGGTCATCTACGGCATCCTCAGCATCGACGCCGCCACCTTCGAGCAGTACCGCTTCTGGGTCGTCGGCTCCGTCGCCGGACGCACCCCCGCCATGGCCGCGCAGGTCGCACCGTTCCTGCTGGTCGGGCTGGTGCTCGCGGTGGTCGCGGCGCGCGGCCTGGACGCGCTGGCGCTGGGCGACGACGTCGCCCGCGGCCTGGGCCACCGGATCCAGCGGGTACGCCTGGCCGCCGCCGTCGCCGCGATCGTGCTCACCGGGGCGGCCGTCGCGCTGGCCGGGCCGATCGCGTTCGTCGGCCTCGCCGTCCCGCACCTGGCCCGCGCGCTCGTCGGCACCGCGCACCGCTGGGTGCTGCCGCTGTCGGCGCTGCTCGGCGCGGCCCTGGTGCTGTTCGCGGACGTGCTGGGCCGGGTCATCACGCCGCCCGGCGAGGTGCCCGCCGGGGTGGTCACCGCGCTGGTCGGCGCGCCCGTGCTGCTGTGGCTGGTGCGCCGGGCCCGGGTGGTGACCGCGTGA
- a CDS encoding FecCD family ABC transporter permease, with the protein MIVSAGPVSFVLPRRTLLVTLALGVVLLAAMIAAISIGTLAVPPLDVVRALLTGGTDYDLVVRELRWPRVVLGAACGAAFGLGGALIQSVARNPLSSPDVIGVTQGAGLAATIALTSGLAYELIAPAAMAGGLLAAVVVFAFGARTGFAANRFVLAGVAVAFALRAGIEVVMSSAETIDALRAQIWLIGSLNGRGYEEAGAIGLVLLLALPLLLWAARALRTSALDDDTARALGARPAARRLAVGALGVVLAAAATAQVGAVDFVALVAPQVARRLSRAERPPLAASALAGAALVVLADLAARMLLAPTQLPVGVLTAGIGGPYLVYLLIRRRR; encoded by the coding sequence GTGATCGTCTCGGCCGGGCCGGTGAGTTTCGTGCTGCCGCGCCGCACCCTGCTGGTCACCCTGGCGCTCGGCGTCGTGCTGCTGGCCGCGATGATCGCCGCGATCAGCATCGGCACCCTGGCCGTGCCGCCGCTGGACGTGGTGCGCGCTCTGCTGACCGGCGGCACCGACTACGACCTGGTGGTACGCGAGCTGCGCTGGCCCCGCGTGGTGCTCGGGGCCGCCTGCGGGGCCGCGTTCGGGCTGGGCGGCGCGCTGATCCAGTCCGTGGCCCGCAACCCCCTGTCCAGCCCCGACGTCATCGGCGTGACCCAGGGCGCGGGCCTGGCCGCGACGATCGCGCTGACCTCCGGCCTGGCGTACGAGCTGATCGCGCCTGCGGCCATGGCGGGCGGCCTGCTCGCCGCGGTCGTGGTGTTCGCGTTCGGCGCGCGCACCGGGTTCGCCGCGAACCGGTTCGTGCTGGCCGGGGTCGCCGTCGCGTTCGCGCTGCGGGCCGGCATCGAGGTCGTGATGTCGTCGGCGGAGACCATCGACGCGCTGCGCGCCCAGATCTGGCTCATCGGCTCGCTCAACGGCCGCGGCTACGAGGAGGCCGGCGCGATCGGCCTGGTGCTGCTGCTCGCCCTGCCGCTGCTGCTGTGGGCGGCGCGGGCACTGCGCACCAGCGCCCTGGACGACGACACCGCCCGCGCCCTCGGGGCACGACCCGCCGCCCGCCGGCTGGCCGTCGGGGCGCTGGGCGTCGTGCTGGCCGCGGCCGCGACCGCGCAGGTCGGCGCGGTCGACTTCGTGGCGCTGGTCGCGCCGCAGGTCGCCCGGCGGCTGTCCCGGGCCGAGCGCCCGCCGCTGGCCGCGTCCGCGCTGGCTGGGGCGGCGCTGGTGGTGCTGGCCGACCTGGCCGCCCGCATGCTGCTCGCGCCGACCCAACTGCCCGTCGGCGTGCTCACCGCCGGCATCGGCGGTCCCTACCTGGTCTACCTGCTCATCAGGAGGCGTCGATGA
- a CDS encoding ABC transporter ATP-binding protein produces MRLAGQDLVVGYDDRTVIDGLSVEIPSGQLTVIIGPNACGKSTLLRALGRLLKPRGGSVLLDGELLHELPPRQVAQRLGVLPQSPLVPEGVTVADLVARGRQPHQRWWQQWSPADQEAVKTALADADIAELADRPVEALSGGQRQRVWIAMALAQQTEALLLDEPTTFLDVAHQVEVLRLMRRLQQGGRTVVAVLHELNQAARYADHVIAMKDGRIVAAGPPADVITAPLITDVFALDCTVIPCPVTATPLVIPNP; encoded by the coding sequence ATGAGGCTTGCCGGACAGGACCTGGTCGTCGGTTACGACGACCGCACCGTCATCGACGGGCTCTCCGTCGAGATCCCGAGCGGGCAGCTCACCGTCATCATCGGGCCGAACGCGTGCGGCAAGTCCACGCTGCTGCGTGCCCTGGGCCGCCTGCTCAAGCCGCGTGGCGGCAGCGTGCTGCTCGACGGCGAACTGCTGCACGAGCTGCCGCCGCGCCAGGTCGCGCAGCGCCTCGGCGTGCTGCCGCAGTCACCGCTGGTGCCCGAGGGCGTCACCGTCGCCGACCTGGTGGCCCGCGGCCGCCAGCCGCACCAGCGCTGGTGGCAGCAGTGGTCCCCGGCCGACCAGGAGGCCGTCAAGACCGCCCTGGCCGACGCCGACATCGCCGAACTCGCCGACCGGCCGGTCGAGGCGCTGTCGGGCGGCCAGCGCCAGCGGGTGTGGATCGCCATGGCGCTGGCTCAGCAGACCGAGGCGCTGCTGCTCGACGAGCCGACCACCTTCCTCGACGTGGCCCACCAGGTCGAGGTGCTGCGCCTGATGCGCCGCCTCCAGCAGGGCGGACGCACCGTGGTCGCGGTCCTGCACGAGCTGAACCAGGCCGCCCGCTACGCCGACCACGTGATCGCGATGAAGGACGGCCGCATCGTCGCCGCGGGCCCGCCCGCCGACGTCATCACCGCACCCCTCATCACCGACGTCTTCGCCCTCGACTGCACCGTCATCCCCTGCCCGGTCACCGCCACCCCGCTGGTGATCCCCAACCCCTGA
- a CDS encoding ABC transporter substrate-binding protein: MKKRLVLVAVVAAGLALAGCGTAKENTGDGAATVEVTHAMGTTKVPAAPKRVVVLDTDKVDTALTLGVKPVGAARAGELTGWPTYFGAGATDGITEVGVLDEPDLEGIAALKPDLILGSKFRQEKYYAELSKIAPTVFTENVGKTWKANFLLDGKALGKEQQAKDLLAAYEKRAKEVGAAVPDAATLKISLVRFMPDHIRIYGPESFSGIVLGDAGLARPERQLLAAKDDKRFDKVSAERLTEVDGDFIFVAAYGEKSAAEQAKITAGPLWATLGAVKAGKTQVVADETWMTGIGVTAANKILDDLATYLK, encoded by the coding sequence GTGAAGAAGCGTCTTGTTCTCGTGGCGGTTGTTGCCGCCGGGCTCGCGCTGGCGGGCTGCGGCACCGCGAAGGAGAACACCGGCGACGGCGCGGCCACCGTCGAGGTCACCCACGCGATGGGCACCACCAAGGTCCCGGCCGCGCCCAAGCGCGTCGTCGTGCTGGACACCGACAAGGTCGACACCGCGCTGACGCTGGGCGTCAAGCCGGTCGGCGCGGCCCGCGCCGGTGAGCTCACGGGCTGGCCGACGTACTTCGGCGCCGGTGCGACCGACGGCATCACCGAGGTCGGCGTGCTCGACGAGCCTGACCTCGAAGGCATCGCGGCGCTCAAGCCGGACCTGATCCTGGGCTCCAAGTTCCGCCAGGAGAAGTACTACGCCGAGCTGTCGAAGATCGCGCCGACCGTGTTCACCGAGAACGTCGGCAAGACCTGGAAGGCGAACTTCCTGCTCGACGGCAAGGCGCTGGGCAAGGAGCAGCAGGCCAAGGACCTGCTCGCGGCGTACGAGAAGCGCGCCAAGGAGGTCGGCGCGGCCGTCCCCGACGCCGCGACCCTGAAGATCTCCCTGGTCCGCTTCATGCCCGACCACATCCGGATCTACGGCCCCGAGTCCTTCTCCGGCATCGTCCTCGGCGACGCCGGCCTCGCCCGCCCCGAGCGCCAGCTCCTGGCAGCCAAGGACGACAAGCGCTTCGACAAGGTCAGCGCCGAGCGCCTCACCGAGGTCGACGGCGACTTCATCTTCGTAGCCGCCTATGGCGAGAAGTCCGCCGCCGAGCAGGCGAAGATCACCGCCGGCCCCCTCTGGGCGACCCTCGGCGCGGTGAAGGCGGGCAAGACCCAGGTCGTGGCCGACGAGACATGGATGACCGGCATCGGCGTAACCGCCGCCAACAAGATCCTCGACGACCTCGCAACCTACCTGAAGTAA
- a CDS encoding DUF559 domain-containing protein, protein MPALPPERVAVTLARVVRRIDALPILDAALRAEAVSLEALHAELITHGGLPGVCQARELVPLADARAECRQESQLRLVVIDGGLPRPEPQLQVGYFRLDLGYEQLKVGIEYDGSSHLTRDRIRHDRRRGNWLATQGWRMRHFTDADLYRHPARILTTLRPLLTPP, encoded by the coding sequence GTGCCCGCGCTGCCACCCGAGCGCGTCGCGGTGACCTTGGCCCGCGTCGTACGCCGCATCGACGCCCTGCCGATCCTCGACGCCGCACTGCGCGCGGAGGCCGTCAGCCTCGAGGCACTGCACGCTGAACTGATCACCCACGGCGGCCTCCCCGGCGTCTGCCAGGCCCGCGAACTGGTCCCCCTCGCCGACGCCCGCGCCGAATGCCGCCAAGAAAGCCAGTTACGCCTGGTCGTCATCGACGGCGGCCTCCCACGCCCCGAACCCCAACTCCAAGTCGGCTACTTCCGCCTCGACCTGGGCTACGAGCAACTCAAGGTCGGCATCGAGTACGACGGCTCCTCGCACCTCACCCGCGACCGCATCCGCCACGACCGCCGCCGCGGCAACTGGCTGGCCACCCAGGGCTGGCGCATGCGCCACTTCACCGACGCCGACCTCTACCGCCACCCCGCCCGCATCCTCACCACCCTCCGCCCCCTCCTCACCCCTCCCTAA